A window of Nitrospirota bacterium genomic DNA:
GGGAAGGAAAGAAGAAAAAGCCGGCAGTTTTTAAAACTACCGGCTGGTAAAGCAAAATCCGTTTAAGCTGCCGCAGCGATTGTCTGCTTGGCAAGCTCCACGATTTTATTAAATCCGGCTTCATCGTTAATCGCCATTTCGGCCAACATTTTCCTGTTTAAACCGACCTTCGCGTTTTTCAACGCATTGATAAACCGGCTGTAAGAAATTCCGGCCAACCCGGCGGCCGCGTTAATTCTGGCAATCCATAATCTTCTAAAGTCCCTTTTTCTGGCTTTACGATCCCGATAAGCGTATTGAAGCCCCTTGTCGACCTGTTCGGTGGCCGATCGGAAAAGCTTGCTCTTGGCGCCGTAGTACCCTTTTGCCAATTTTAATCTTTTTTTATGTCGTGCTCTAGTTTTGGTTCCGCCTTTAGCTCGAGGCATTTTATTCTCCTTTTCTGATTCTGTATTATGGGTTAACTACCCCGTGTCTCTCCGCTCTCGTTTCCTCATGGACTTACCAGGTATGCGTCGGTACGAGGCCTTTGTTCGCCTGGCATCTAACCTTTTGAATTTATCTTCCGCCGCCGTAAGGCAGGAGCTTCTTGACCATTTTTTCTTCGGCCGGAATCAACACCCCTTCGACTTTTAAACTCCTTTTTCTTTTGCCCGTTTTGGTGGTGAGCAAATGCCGTTCCCCGGCTCTTTTCACCATGACCTTTCCTGTTCCTGTAATTTTTACTCGTTTTGCCATCCCTTTATGGGATTTTATTTTCGGCATTGTCATCTATCTCCCGCAAAACTTGTCCGCGGCTTCCGCGCCGGACCTGGTTTGTCTTTTTATTGAGGTTTAATTTTATTCCTGTTTAATTTCCTTTGGTGGTCCCGTTGGTTTAACCGCCGGCGGTTTTTGACTTTTTGGGCCTTTATCCGACTTTGGAACAACAATCATCACCAGCGTGTTCCCTTCCATTTTAGGGAGCTGTTCAATGGTTCCATGAACGGAGATTTTTTCCATGAACCGATTCATTAATGCCCGGCCAATGGATTGATTGACATTTTCTCTGCCACGAAACATCAATGACACTTTTACCTTGTGTCCCTCCGCTAAAAATTCCGCTGAATGTCTTATTTTGACTTCCAGATCATGAATATCAGTATAGGGCCGGAGCTTAATCTCCTTCAGCTGCGCCGTTTTGGAATGAAGCTTGGCAGAATGTTGTTTTTTACTCTGTTCATATTTATATTTTCCATAATCCATTATTCTGCAGACCGGCGGGTTTGAAGTGGGTGCGACTTCTACCAGGTCTAATCCGGTTTCTTCTGCTTTTTTAATGGCTTCGCGGGTGAGCATAACCCCCAACTGGGTTCCTTCCGCGTCGATGACCCGAACCTCTTTGGCCCTAATGCCCTGGTTAACGTTTAATTTTGCGATATAACCTCTCCCTTCACCAAGTATTTATTAAATTTCATTAACCCCGTCGGCGACACCGACGGAATTAATATCTTGATTAAAAATGGAAATAAACTGGTCTAATGTTTGGCTTTTGAGTTCTTCTCCGTTTCTCTTTCGGATGGAAATCTGCCGGGCCTGGACCTCCTTTTCACCGACAATCAACATGTAAGGAATTTTTTGAACCTGGGCTTCTCTGATTTTTTGTCCGAGTTTTTCATTCCGGGAGTCTATTTCAAACCGGATATTCTTTTTTTCTAATTCAGCTGACAGTTGATTTGCATAGGGGTGCTGTTTATCCGTTATGGGGATGACCGATACCTGGACAGGAGCCAGCCAGGCAGGAAACGCCCCTGCGTAATGTTCGATGAGAACGCCAAAAAACCGTTCAATGGAACCCATCAAGGCTCTATGAATCATAATCGGCTGGTGCTCTTTCCCGTCTGTTCCCCGGTAGGTGATGTCAAACCGCTGAGGAAGAGCAAAATCAACCTGAATGGTTGAACATTGCCAGGACCGTCCCAAGACGTCTTTGATTTTTAAATCAATTTTTGGGCCGTAAAATGCCCCTCCTCCGGGGTCAATTTCATAAGAAAGACCGGAGTCTTTTAATCCTTTTTCCAGCGCGGCTGTTGCCTTTTCCCAATTTTCCAAACTTCCCACATAATGATCCGGGCGGGTGGAGAGGTAAATTTCGTATTCATCAAACCCAAATTTACTCAGGGTTGCCTGGGTAAATAGAATAACCTTTAAGATCTCTTCTTCGATCTGATCCAGCCGGCAGAATAAATGGGCATCATCCTGAGTAAAGCCTCTGACTCTCATTAACCCATGCAATACACCGGATCTCTCATACCGGTAAACCGTTCCCAACTCGGCAAACCGGATCGGGAGATCCCGATAACTCCGAATCCTCGATTTAAAAATGAGAATATGAAAAGGGCAATTCATCGGCTTTAACTCAAAATCGGCGCCGTCCACTTCGATCGGAGAGAACATATTTTCTTTATAAAATTCCAGGTGGCCGCTTTTTTTCCAGAGATCGATTCGGGCAATGTGGGGGGTGCTGACCAGTTCATACCCATTTTCCAAATGTTCTTCACGCCAGTAATCTTCGATTGTTTTTCGAACCATGGCCCCCTTGGGATGCCAAAGCACCAGCCCCGGTCCGACCTCTTCATGAATACTAAACAGGTCGAGCTCACGCCCTAACTTTCGATGATCCCTTTTTTTAATCTCTTCCAAACGGTTTAAATATTGGTCCAGCGCTTCCTGAGAGGGAAAAGAAGTCCCATAGATCCGCTGCAGCATTTTATTTTTTTCATCTCCCCTCCAATAGGCGCCGGCGGTGTGTAAAAGCTTAAAAGCAGGAATTCTTCCGGTTGAAGGCAGATGGGGACCTCTGCAAAGATCTGTAAAACTGCCCTGATGGTAAAGCGTAATGGCAGAGGAAGGATCCAAGTCTTCGACAATTTCAACTTTGTAGTCTTCTCCTGTTTTTTGAAATAAATCCACCGCTTTATCCCTGGAGATCTCTTCGCGTAAATAAGGTTCATCCGCTTTAGCCAGCTCTTTCATTTTATTTTCAATTTTAACAAGGTCTTCGGGCGTAAAGGGGCGTTCATATTCAAAGTCGTAATAAAATCCATCGTCTATCGGAGGACCGATGGCCACCTTTGCGGTCGGAAAAAGTTCCTTAACCGCCTGAGCCATCAAGTGAGCGGTGGAGTGGTGAAAAATATCCTGGCCTTCCCGGGTTTCGAACGTCAGGACCTCGGCTTCGATATTTTCTTTTATCGGCTCTCTAATGTCTTTGAGTTGTCCGTTGACCTTTATCCCGACGCCCTGATGAAAAGGCTTGGGTAATTTTTCTAAAACTTCGAGATAAGTGATCCCTGTTGGAAAGTTCACCTTAAGCTGATGATTCACTGTAATCTGGATTGTTTCTGGCATAAAATTCGTTTTTTATCGTCCTGTAATCGAGTAGGAGGTAGCTTTACAGCTACCGTCCTCTCACACCACCGTACGTACGGTTCCGTATACGGCGGTTCATAAAGTACATTGAAGTTTCTGTAATTGTCCGAGCAGGGATACAAGTCCAAGCTGGTCGAAGAATAACTTCGGAAAGGCCTCATTCATGTGTGACGCCCCGGAATTCCACCAAGAGCCTCGTCCGTT
This region includes:
- the rplT gene encoding 50S ribosomal protein L20, giving the protein MPRAKGGTKTRARHKKRLKLAKGYYGAKSKLFRSATEQVDKGLQYAYRDRKARKRDFRRLWIARINAAAGLAGISYSRFINALKNAKVGLNRKMLAEMAINDEAGFNKIVELAKQTIAAAA
- a CDS encoding translation initiation factor IF-3; protein product: MAKLNVNQGIRAKEVRVIDAEGTQLGVMLTREAIKKAEETGLDLVEVAPTSNPPVCRIMDYGKYKYEQSKKQHSAKLHSKTAQLKEIKLRPYTDIHDLEVKIRHSAEFLAEGHKVKVSLMFRGRENVNQSIGRALMNRFMEKISVHGTIEQLPKMEGNTLVMIVVPKSDKGPKSQKPPAVKPTGPPKEIKQE
- the thrS gene encoding threonine--tRNA ligase codes for the protein MPETIQITVNHQLKVNFPTGITYLEVLEKLPKPFHQGVGIKVNGQLKDIREPIKENIEAEVLTFETREGQDIFHHSTAHLMAQAVKELFPTAKVAIGPPIDDGFYYDFEYERPFTPEDLVKIENKMKELAKADEPYLREEISRDKAVDLFQKTGEDYKVEIVEDLDPSSAITLYHQGSFTDLCRGPHLPSTGRIPAFKLLHTAGAYWRGDEKNKMLQRIYGTSFPSQEALDQYLNRLEEIKKRDHRKLGRELDLFSIHEEVGPGLVLWHPKGAMVRKTIEDYWREEHLENGYELVSTPHIARIDLWKKSGHLEFYKENMFSPIEVDGADFELKPMNCPFHILIFKSRIRSYRDLPIRFAELGTVYRYERSGVLHGLMRVRGFTQDDAHLFCRLDQIEEEILKVILFTQATLSKFGFDEYEIYLSTRPDHYVGSLENWEKATAALEKGLKDSGLSYEIDPGGGAFYGPKIDLKIKDVLGRSWQCSTIQVDFALPQRFDITYRGTDGKEHQPIMIHRALMGSIERFFGVLIEHYAGAFPAWLAPVQVSVIPITDKQHPYANQLSAELEKKNIRFEIDSRNEKLGQKIREAQVQKIPYMLIVGEKEVQARQISIRKRNGEELKSQTLDQFISIFNQDINSVGVADGVNEI
- the rpmI gene encoding 50S ribosomal protein L35 translates to MPKIKSHKGMAKRVKITGTGKVMVKRAGERHLLTTKTGKRKRSLKVEGVLIPAEEKMVKKLLPYGGGR